TTCAAGTTTAGCGGAAGAAATCTGTTTTTTATTTTTTTGTCTAGCCAACAATATATGAAACCAACCAATCATGTGCATTTTACTTGGTATTAAATTGAAAATCCCGCCATCCAAGCAGCTGGACTTGGCAGGTTAACTTTTTCTCCGTCATTTGAATTAGTAACAGTAGTCATTGAAGCACTAAGCCACCTGAAAAATTCAGAAAAGTTTAATCCTTTAAGTTGAGCCGCCGGCATCGTAGGATGTGAAATTTCATTCAACTTTTTCATATCGGCACCCTGAACGCCCACTGCATAAAAAATGAATTCCTTGTTATCCATTCCATTCTTTATTTCCGATGCAACGGATGTTACATTTTGTAAATCATCCGGGTCTCCATCGGTCATTAAAATGACCCAAGGCCTGTAATATGGTTGCCCCGTTTCTTTGTACCAAGACTTTCTCGACTTGACCATTTCAATGCCTGCTTTTATTCCGTCAACAATTTTTGTACCGCCATTTGCGATTAAAGTCGGCATTGTGAAATTAGTAACTAAGCTTGGAGCTTGCAGAACTTTTGCATTTTCATTAAACGCAATAATTGCTACTTCTAACCTGTTAGATGTTGTAGAATCAGTTTTAATATCTTTCGTAAATGTTGAGAGACCATCATTTAATTCTTTAATTGGATTCCCTGTCATTGACGAAGAAACATCGAGAACTAAAACGCAACAGCATTTCTGATCGTAATTTTCCGGTTCTTCTGCTTTAAAATTGTATGTTGTCATTTTTTTATTGTTTTATTTTATACTTCGGTTGACATTTTAACTGGTAAAATTGCCCCTTCAAGAAATGTTCCAGCAAGCTTTGAATGGATAATACCTCGTGTAGTTGAATAGGCCAAGCCTTTAACTACTTCGGAAAATTGAGATTCAATAAGAACTTTATCATTTTTTTTATGGGCGAATTTTTCCAATTCGGGATAAAGGAAATAATTGTCAATTTCAAATTTGGCTCCTGCATTAACCCTCTTTCCTTCCTTTACCACAATTAT
This sequence is a window from Sphingobacteriaceae bacterium. Protein-coding genes within it:
- a CDS encoding VWA domain-containing protein is translated as MTTYNFKAEEPENYDQKCCCVLVLDVSSSMTGNPIKELNDGLSTFTKDIKTDSTTSNRLEVAIIAFNENAKVLQAPSLVTNFTMPTLIANGGTKIVDGIKAGIEMVKSRKSWYKETGQPYYRPWVILMTDGDPDDLQNVTSVASEIKNGMDNKEFIFYAVGVQGADMKKLNEISHPTMPAAQLKGLNFSEFFRWLSASMTTVTNSNDGEKVNLPSPAAWMAGFSI